CAGGTTGACGAAATTCGTCTTGTAGGAGACCTCACCGCCGAAGATCGGATAGTTGAGCACGTTCGAGTAGTCGATCACGGGGTAGACGACCGGCACCTGCTGCTGATTGCCCGAGAAGCTCAGGAAATACATCGTGCGCGCGTCGAAGAAGCTGCGGTTGCCAACTCCGGTCAGATAGAGCTGGGAGATCGCTTCCGTCGGCAGGCTCAGGAACGAGGAGTAGGGATCGCGGTACTGCGCCAGCCGGTAGTCCGACATGAAGTAGTAGTCGGACAGCAGGACGCCGTCCCAGCCCCAGACCCATTTGTCGTTCAGCGCGAACTGGCCCTTGGTCTCGACGCCGCCGCGGAACTGACGGTCGCCCGGCAGGCCGGTGAACTGGCCGCGATCGAGCTGGTCGATGCCGTAGACGCGGACCTGGTAGGCGCCGTCCATCAGGCGCTGGCGGAATTCGGCCTGGAACAGCACGCCCTGCTTGGACGTGATGCGCGGGTTGAAGGTCGCGTCCATATCGGGCGCGATCGCCCAGTAGAATGGGACTTCGACGCCGTAACCGAACGCCGTGTAGGACGTGAAGCCCGGCATCAGGAAGCCGGTCTTGCGCTTCACCGTCGGATCGGGCGTCGAGAAGTACGGTATGTAGGCGAGCGGCACGCCGAAGAATTCGAGCTGCGCCGTCTCGAAGTAGAGCATCTTCTCCTGCTGGTCGTGGATGATGCGGGCACCCTTGACCTGCCACAGCGGAGGCTTCTTCGGATCGTCCTTGCACGGCGCGCAGGCCGTGTAGACGCCGTTCTCGAACACGGTGTAGTTGCCGCTGGAGCGGTCGGCGCGGCTCGCGGCCATGCGGGTCTGGTCGGCGGTGTCCACGCGCAGCGAATCGACGAAGCCGTCGCGGTAGTCGTCCGACAGATCCATGATCTCGGCATAGGTGATCTTGCCGTCGGCATCCGTCATGCGGATGTTGCCTTCGGCATGGAGGCGCTTGGTCTTCTGGTCGTAGATGACCTTGTCGGCCTCGACGCTGGTGCCGTTGTAGAACAGCTGGACGTTGCCGACCGCCGATACCCGGGAATTGTTGTAGTCGTAGTCGACCTCGGTCGCCTGCACGAGCATCTGGTTGTCGTTGGGGGCCTTCGGCGGCTTCGGACGCGGCGGCAGCGGATTGTAGGTGAAGCTCTGCGCAGCCGCAGGCCCGGTCGCGGTAAGATCGAGCAATCCACCCAGCGTGAGCGCGGCAATGAAGGCGAGCAGGAGGCTATGGGCAGGCAAGCCGCGCCCGTTCGCGCGCACCACGGTGCGTTGCGCTAAACGAGACACATGCCCTCGGTGGACGGCAGTCACTATCCGTCCTCCTGATAGAGCAAGGCCAAAAAGCCGGTGAGGCCGCCCACCACAACGGGCAGCCACGCCGCAGCGATCGGATGCATCAACTCAGCCTTGCTCAAATCCTCAGTAACTTTGGACAGCACGTAGAGCAGAAAGCCTGCGCCCACGCCACTCAAAACCATCTTCTGCACGCCGCCCATCCGGAAGAAGCGCAACGATACGGAAGCTGCCAGCATCACCATCGCTGCAAGCAGAAACGGCTGCGCCAGAAGCTTATGGTACTGGAGTCGATATCCGGCTGTCGCGAAGCCCGAGCTTTCGGACGAACGGATGTAGCTCGGTAGTTGCCAAAAGGACACAGTCTCGGGTGTGGAAAAGCTGTTGCGAACCTGCGCTTCGGTCAGCGTTGTGGGAATCTCCAGGCGGTCCTGGTCGACGGGGGGCGCGTCCAGGGAGAACCGCCGCACCGTCCTGAACACCCAGTGGCCATCCTCCAGGGTCGCCTCGCGTGCCTCGATGCGCTCCTTGAAGTGAAACTCCGTATCAAACCGGAATAGCGTCAGGCCGGTCAGCCGGATGCCTTGCTGCTCGCTGCGCGCGGCGTTGATGATGACCTGGCCTCCGCTGGTGACCTGGTTGAGCCAGAAGCCCGAGGCGTCCTGGATGCCGCCGCCGGGCGCCGAGCCGAACAGCTCCGCCTCCATGCGCTTGGAGAGCTCGCGCAGGTTCGCCGACATCGGATTGTAGGCAACCGTCGCGATCACGCCGATCAGCAGCGCACTGCCGAGCGCGGGCGAGATGAACTGCCAGGCGGAAATGCCGGCGGCGCGTGCCACGACAAGCTCGAGCCGGCGGGAGAGGGCGAGGTAGCAGGTCATGGCGCCGATCAGCATGCAGAACGGCGTCAGCTTCTCCAAAAGTTGCGGCACGCGGAACAGCGAGGTCTCCGCCACCATGATCGCGGAGGCGGACGCAAGCCCGGAGGTCTTGCGCACCATCTCGATATAGTCGACCAGCACCAGCAACAGGAAAATGCTTGCGAACACGCCGAGCGCCGCGACGACGAAGCGGCCCGCGAAATAGCGCCCGAGCGTGTTGGTGAGCATGCTCATGCGGCAACCGGTCGTCGGAACAGCCGCGCAATGCGCGCATTGGATCTGTTGATGGCTTCCAGCAGCGCAGGCGGCGCTTCCACCACGATGCCGCCGACGATCATCCAGAGGCCGAGGCCGATGGCGGTCACCAGCATGGCATATTGCACGAGGGGCGCGGTGGGCGACTTCACCGCCATCACCGAGCAGGCAAAGCCCGCCATGCGCAGGCCGAACACGGCGAGGATCGAGCTGCCGATCGAGAAATTGCGGCTCTGGCGCGTGGTGCGCGGCGCGCCGAGGAAGGCGAATGTGAGCGCCGCAAAGGCGAATGGGTACATCGGCGCCATGATGCGGTCATGCAGCTCTGAACGGAATTGGCCGGGCACCGCTTTGTAGACGGGGTCGTCCTCGGACGGCGAGAACAGCTCCCAGAGATAGCGTTCGCGAATCCCGAGCGTGACGTCGCGCCCCTGGTTGGAGAATTTCGACATGTCGAAGCCGTGGCGGGCGAACGTCACGAGCGCGGGATCGCGCTTGCCGGCCTCGAAGCGCTGCAGGTTGCCGTCCTCCAGCACCAAAATGGTCTCGCCGCCGCTCTTCACCACGGTGCCGCGCTCGGCGACGATCGAGTTGCGCTCCTTCGGATCGCGGCGGTCGTCGATGAAGATGCCGGCCATGATGCCGCCGGGCTGGCGCTCGCGAATCCGGATCGTGAGGTTCTGGTCGAGCTGGGCGAAGCGGCCGGGCTGGAGGATGTTGGTGAGGACGTCGGCGGTGATCTCGGCGTCCCATTGCTTGATCCGCCGCATGCCGTCGGGGGCGAGGTAGGCGGCGATGAAGGCGACCAGCAGCGCCACCACGCAGGTGGCATAAAAGAACGGATAGAACAGCCGGAACGGCGAGAAGCCGGCGGCATTCATCACGATGATCTCGGAGTCGGTCGCGAGCTTGTTCAGCGTATGCGAGATCGCGATCATCAGCGCGATCGGCGAGATGATCAGCACCAGCGCCGGAATCACCAGGCTGGTGATGCCGAGGAAGGTCAGGATGGTCTGGCCCTGACTCGTCATCAGGTCGATGCCGCGCAACGCCTGCGTAATCCAGATCACGCCGGTGAGGCTGACCAGGACGAGCGCAAACGACGCCAGCGTCGTGCGGAAAATATACCTGTCGATCGACCCCATGCGCTACCGCACGATCCCCACAAGGCCCCTTCTGGGTCCCAAACTCCGGACGTCCCGACCCATCCCGAAAGGGGTCCCCAAGGGTCGTTCTGCCACGTCTTTCACCAGTTCACATTCTCACTACCATCCCTTTGATCCGTCAACAAAATGGCTGCCCCGTGGCGCCCTCGATCTTCGGTTAATATTTCCCTCATGTGGCTCGCCGGCCACGGGCGGCGCTTGGCATGCGCGGTGCGGACGGGTCATAGTGCGTTCCGGATCAGTGAATCGCGGTTCAGCCGGCACCCTCAGGGGTACCCGAGGAGCGGCAAAAGTCTTGTCTTTTGGAGGAGTTATCCATGTCCGACGCCGTCAAGGTCGGCTTTGTTCCGTTTTCCGCCGTCGCCAGCGGCACGCTGGTGGCGTTCTGTGACGACGGATTGCGATTCGGCCCTGCGACCGCCAAGGCGCTGGGGGCGGCGGTCGAGCTGGTGAAGCGGGCAGCAAGCGCGAGCCAGTTCAAGGGCAAGACGGGCGCGGCGCTCGACATCCTGGCACCCGAGGGGCTGAAGGCCAGCCGCCTGATTGTGATCGGGACTGGCAAGGCTTCGGCGCTGAAGCTCAACGATTTTCTGAAGTTTGGCGGCGTGGCGGCCGGCAAGCTGAAGGCTGGCGCAAGCGCCATGACCATCATTGCCGAGCTGCCTGACGGCGCCATGACAGCGGAGCAGACGGTCGCGATCGGCGCGGGCCTGCGGCTGCGCGCCTATAAATTCGATCGCTACAAGACGAAGAAGAAGGACGGCGAGGAGGGCGGTGCCTTGCGCGCCGACGTCGCGTTCGCTGTCGCTGACCTGGCTGCTGCGAAAAAGGCCTTCACGCCGGCGGGCCATGTCGTCGACGGCGTGATCATCGCGCGCGATCTCGTCAACGAGCCGCCGAACGTGCTCTTCCCGGAAGAGTTCGCGCGGCGCGCGAGCCAGCTGCGCAAGCTCGGCGTCAAGGTCGAGGTGCTCGACGTCAAGGCGATGCAGAAGCTCGGCATGGGCGCGCTGCTCGGCGTCGGCCAGGGCTCGGCGCGGCCGAGCCGCACCGTGATCAT
This region of Bradyrhizobium sp. CCGUVB1N3 genomic DNA includes:
- a CDS encoding LPS-assembly protein LptD, translated to MTAVHRGHVSRLAQRTVVRANGRGLPAHSLLLAFIAALTLGGLLDLTATGPAAAQSFTYNPLPPRPKPPKAPNDNQMLVQATEVDYDYNNSRVSAVGNVQLFYNGTSVEADKVIYDQKTKRLHAEGNIRMTDADGKITYAEIMDLSDDYRDGFVDSLRVDTADQTRMAASRADRSSGNYTVFENGVYTACAPCKDDPKKPPLWQVKGARIIHDQQEKMLYFETAQLEFFGVPLAYIPYFSTPDPTVKRKTGFLMPGFTSYTAFGYGVEVPFYWAIAPDMDATFNPRITSKQGVLFQAEFRQRLMDGAYQVRVYGIDQLDRGQFTGLPGDRQFRGGVETKGQFALNDKWVWGWDGVLLSDYYFMSDYRLAQYRDPYSSFLSLPTEAISQLYLTGVGNRSFFDARTMYFLSFSGNQQQVPVVYPVIDYSNVLNYPIFGGEVSYKTNFVNLTRNDAVFDPITTLANTAGLCTTTSADPLARTPSQCLLRGFPGTYTRLTAEAQWRKSFTDPFGEIWTPFAILRADAINSSVSNQPGVSNFLPVGDTQAFRLMPTVGLEYRYPFINVQPWGSTVVEPIAQVIIRPNETYAGKLPNEDAQSMVFDASNLFSVDKFSGYDRVEGGGRANVGVQATTQFDKGGAVKVLFGQSYQLFGMNSFAVQDSTNTGLNSGLDKPRSDYVASVGYSPNRTYTFSVRGRFDEQTWNVQRFEAEGRANFDRWSVSMLYGNYAPQPELGYLTRREGILTSASMKVAANWVVQGSARWDLEANKINQYVVGAGYVDDCFVLAANYVTSYSYSAGSTPPVLSHAFMFQIGLRTLANSSGTSNSAGMQ
- the lptG gene encoding LPS export ABC transporter permease LptG, with product MSMLTNTLGRYFAGRFVVAALGVFASIFLLLVLVDYIEMVRKTSGLASASAIMVAETSLFRVPQLLEKLTPFCMLIGAMTCYLALSRRLELVVARAAGISAWQFISPALGSALLIGVIATVAYNPMSANLRELSKRMEAELFGSAPGGGIQDASGFWLNQVTSGGQVIINAARSEQQGIRLTGLTLFRFDTEFHFKERIEAREATLEDGHWVFRTVRRFSLDAPPVDQDRLEIPTTLTEAQVRNSFSTPETVSFWQLPSYIRSSESSGFATAGYRLQYHKLLAQPFLLAAMVMLAASVSLRFFRMGGVQKMVLSGVGAGFLLYVLSKVTEDLSKAELMHPIAAAWLPVVVGGLTGFLALLYQEDG
- the lptF gene encoding LPS export ABC transporter permease LptF, which produces MGSIDRYIFRTTLASFALVLVSLTGVIWITQALRGIDLMTSQGQTILTFLGITSLVIPALVLIISPIALMIAISHTLNKLATDSEIIVMNAAGFSPFRLFYPFFYATCVVALLVAFIAAYLAPDGMRRIKQWDAEITADVLTNILQPGRFAQLDQNLTIRIRERQPGGIMAGIFIDDRRDPKERNSIVAERGTVVKSGGETILVLEDGNLQRFEAGKRDPALVTFARHGFDMSKFSNQGRDVTLGIRERYLWELFSPSEDDPVYKAVPGQFRSELHDRIMAPMYPFAFAALTFAFLGAPRTTRQSRNFSIGSSILAVFGLRMAGFACSVMAVKSPTAPLVQYAMLVTAIGLGLWMIVGGIVVEAPPALLEAINRSNARIARLFRRPVAA